The DNA sequence CCCCTCGCAACACCAGCGTGCCCTCCTCAAAGCGCAGCACCCGGCGCTCGTCATCTCCTCCCTCCTGCTCCCCGACCGCGATCGCACTGGAACGACGTGATACCACCGAATTCTGAGCTCCGCTTAGATTGACCTGCTCACAGGCCATTGATAGCCTGACTTCAGTTCATTGATCGTTCCCACCATATGTTTGTGCCCCCAGGGAGTCTACCTCGGTGGTCGTCTTCGACTCCACATACAGCCTTGAACCCGGCCACCTCTTTGAAGGGAAGTATCGCATCCTGCGAGAACTGGGCCGCGGAGGCTTCGGCATGGTCTACCTGGCCTTCCAGGTAGCCATGGATCGCCACGTCGCACTCAAGGTGCTCAAGCCCGGCGTAGGCTCGGAGGCCCCGAGCGCCCGCGAGCGCTTCCTGCGCGAAGTCAAGATCATCAGCAAGCTGCGCCATCCCAACACCGTGACCATTCACGACTACGGAGAGACCTTCGAAGGCGTGGTCTACATGGTGCTGGAGTTTGTGGAAGGCGACACCCTCAAAGACATCCTCCGGCGCGAGGGCGCGCAATCCCCCATGCGCGCGCTCGCGCTCACGCGCCAGATCGCCCGCTCACTGGCCGAAGCCCACCGCCACGGCATCGTGCACCGCGATCTGAAGCCGGCCAACATCATGGTCACCGACCTCGACACCGAGCCTGACTTTGTCAAAGTCCTCGACTTCGGGGTGGCCCGGCTGCTGGGCAAACATAACGACGACCTCACCTCCGTCGGCGTGCCCGCTGGCGAGCGCGCCCTCATCGGCACGCCGCGCTACATGAGCCCGGAGCAGGTTCGCGGAGAGAGCCTCAACGGCGCCAGCGACCTCTACGGCCTGGGGTTGATTCTCTATGAAATGCTCATCGGTGAGCCCGCCGTTCAGGGCGACACCACCATGGGCCTCATCAGTCAGCAACTCACGCCGGAGCCGCTGCGACTGCCCAGCCTCCCGGCGCTGCATCCCTTGCTTCAGGATCTCATCCGCACGGCCACTCAGAAGAACATCATGCAGCGTTTTCGCTCGGCCGAGGAATTCTGCGAAGCCATCGATCACGCCCTGATGTCGCTTTCTCAAGAGCACGGGTTCGCCCCGACTCCCGGCGGGTATTACCCGACCAGCGGCCAGTTTAATGCCGTGCCACGCCGCGATAGCAGCGGACCGCGTTCCCATACGCCCAGCCACACCGCTCATCATACCCCCGGCCCCTACCCCTCCGGTCGCGTCAGCGCCATTGAGGTGCCCGCGATGGAAGCGGCCCCCGAGCCCGCCAACTGGATGGAGCGCCACCGCAGCGAACCCGCCCCCGGCAGCCGCCCTGGCCCCCCGAGCGCTGCTGCGGCCGTCGCCAGCCCTTTCGTGGGCAATCAGGTGGCTGAAGAACACCCCGAAGAGAACCTTCTGGGCATTCCCTCCTCTGAGCTTCCCCTGCCGCCCGAAGCCGCCGAAAGCCCCTTCGCTCCACCGAAGCCCGAACCCTCCCGGCAGTCGGCCACGGCCGCGCAGGCTGCCGTCACAGCCACCCCCCAGCCGCCCGCCTCCGCGGGCCCCGATGAACATTTGATCTCGTTTGCCTTCACCGTCATCAAACTCATCTTTCTCGGTATCCTGGCGGCGTTTTTCTGCTACCTGACCTTCATCGTCACCGGTGCGCTGCTGGGTGACTTTACCCAGGGCCCCCTCAAGCTCGGGGTCGCCAGCGTACTGGCACTCTCCATCCCGATCTTCACCGCGCTCGGCGAAAACAGCCAGAAAGAGCGCTTCCACGTGGTCAAGCGCCCCACCGATCGCCTGGCCCGCGTGTTCATGGGCACGAGCATTTTTGCGGCGGCCGCCTGCATCATCATGGCCTTTGCCATGAGCGGACGAGTGACCGACTTTTTGCGAAACGACCCCAACTGGTTCTTCCGCGAGAATGTCGACGTCAACTTCGAGCCCACCCCCACCACCGAGGCCAACCGCACCCTCTCGTTTACCCTGGCCGATGGCGTCGAAGTCGCCATGACCAAGATTGGCCTCTACGACGGACAACCCACCGTCGCGCAAGGCGCGCCCGGCGAGCCCCTCCCGGCCCCTGCGCCCACTCCTACCCGACCGCGTACTGCCCCCGCCGCGACTCCCGATCCGCCGGCGGAAACTGTAGCAGACCCAGCTCCCGCACGACGCACCTCCCCGGCCCCCACGCGCCCTTCCACGCCGGCCCCCACGCGCCCGAGCAATCCGCGTAACACCGAGTCCAATGACACCCAGCGTGGCGACTACGTGCGCTGGTAAACCTCCCACGGACGACGACCATGGCCTCTGCCTCCAACCGACGCTCCCCTCGCATTCTGGCCAGCCTCGACGTGATCTTGCAGACCGTCGATGGCGACGTCCCCTTCCAGACCCACGATGCCTCCTACGAGGGGGTCTTCATCGTCTCCAAAGATCCCCTGCCGCTGCGCAAACTTATCCGCTTTCGCACGCGCCTGCCCTCCACCGGCGACGAGCTGCAGATGCTGGGCCTGGTCGCGCACACCGTGAGCGCAGACGACGCCCGCGAGACCGGTCGCCAGCCCGGCATGGGCATTCAACTCTTTAGCCTGGGCAAAGACACCGCGGAGCGCTGGCGAGACTTCATTGACCAGGCCTACGAAGCCAACCCCGAAGCCCGCGCCCAGGTCGAGCGCGCCCGCCGCCCCGCCGTGCGCGTGCGCATCCCCACGCCCTCGGTGCTCCAGAAGTTCCGCGACGTCGACCTGGCCCGTGGCCAGCTCTTCCTGCGCACCCCCGATCTTCATCCGGCCGGTACCCGCGTCGACTGCCTGGTCTCCCACCCCACCAGCGGCCAGACCCTGACCATCGACGCCCGCGTCGATGAAGTCGTCGATGGCTCCATCCGAGAGCGGGGCCTGCGCCTCTCCCTGCGCATGCCTCACGACACCACCGATCTCGACCGCTTCTTCACCGGCCAGTCCCTCGCCAACTGACCTGCCCTCGCCACTGAGCATCCATGACCGCCGACAAGCCTCGCGACTTTCCCTCGCTCCCCGAGCATATCGAACGCATCCACATCATCGGCATCTGCGGCACCGCCATGGGCAGCCTGGCAGCCATGCTCAAAGAACGGGGCTTTGAGGTCCGCGGCTCCGATGCCATGGCCTACCCGCCGATGAGCACCTGGCTCGAAGCTCGCGGCATCGACATCATGCGTGGCTATGACAGGAGCAACCTCGACTGGAACCCCGACGTCGTGATCGTCGGCAATGTCAGCCGCGCGACCTACGCCGACGCCGTGGTCACCCGCGAGCGCAACATCCCCTACCTGAGCCTCCCCGAAGCCCTGCGCCACTTCTTCTTTGAGCAGCGCCGCCCCCTGGTCCTCACCGGCACCCACGGCAAAACCACCACCACCGGCATGCTCGCATGGATCCTCACCGATCAGGGCCTTGACCCGGGCTTTATGGTCGGTGGCATCACCGGAAACTTTGGCTCCAACTACCGCCTGGGACACGGTGATATCTTTGTCATTGAGGGTGACGAGTACGACACCGCCTACTTCGACAAAGTCCCCAAGTTCTGGCACTACGCCCCTTTCCGGGCCACCATCAACAACCTGGAGTTCGACCACGCCGACATCTACGAGAGCGTCGAAGATATCGAACACGTCTTTCGCCGCTTCTGCGACCTGATCCCCGACCAGGGCTCGCTCTGGGTCAACGGCGACGATGCACGCGCCCTGGCCGTCTCCGCGCATCGTGAAGACGTCCGCCGCACCTTCGGCCTGGGCGCTCACAACGACCTGCGCGCCGACAACCTGCGCTTTGAAGAGGGACGCACCCGGGCCACGGTCATCTCCGGCAGCAAGATGCTGGGCGAGCTCGATATGGCGATGCTCGGCGACTTCAATGTGCGCAATGCCCTGGGGGCTACGGCCCTGGCCATGGACGAAGGACTCAGTTTTGAACAGGTTGCCGATGCACTGAGCCGCTTTAAGTCGGTGCGTCGACGCCAGGAACACATTGCCCACGTGGCCGGCATCGATATCTACGACGACTTCGCCCATCACCCCACCGCCGTGGGCGCTACCCTGGGCGCGATGCGCCGCCAGTTCCCCGACCGCCGCATCTGGGCGATCTTTGAAGCCAAGAGCAACACCTCGCGCCGCCGCGTCTTCCAGGATGACTATCCGCCGGCCTTCGCACTGGCTGACCGCGTGATCCTCTCCCGCCCCTGGAAAAAAGACGACGACCTGCCCGAAGAGATGCGCGTGGACATCGCCGACATCGCCGAGTCCATCCGGCGGCTGGGGCCCACCACCGAACTCATCGAAGAGGTCGACGCCATCGTGGCTCATGTCGCCCTCCAGGCCGAGCCCGGCGACCTTATCGTCGGCCTCTCCGGCGCGGCCTTCGGTGGCCTTCACCACAAGCTCGCCGCCGCGCTCCGAGAGCGCTTTGGTGAGTAACCCTCACTAAAACCTGCGCCCGACCACGCAAACACCGGATCGTTCCTTCGATAATAGTCGCACACCCACCTACACATGGGGGGGCTGACCGACACTCTCAAGGAGCGAGCCATGCATTTTCTTGCATTGATTGCGCTGTCCTCTGCGGCTGCCATCGAGCCGCATTGTCCGACGACCTTTGACTGGCCACGGCCGGCCGTTGAGCGCCGCTGGAACGAACTTCTCCCCACGCTCTCGCTCAGCGTGACCACCGCCGCCGAACGCACCGCTCGATTCGACGCTCAGGCGCGCGACCCGATGGCCGCCTTCGGCGGCCTCCACCCCGAAAGCGCCATCCACCACGCCCGGGAGCGCCGCCCCTCCGCCTGGTTTCTGAGCGCCTCCTGGCACGCCCCCGGCGCTCCGCCTGCCCCCGCTCCACAACCCTCCATCCCGGGCACTCCGAGCGACCCGAGCGGCCCAGACGCCCTGCTCCAGGCCTGCCTCACCCTCGTCACCCTGGATGACCCCGCAGCCTGGCTGATGCTCGCCCCCGACCAGGCCCTGGACCACTGGATGCAACTCCAGGTGCTGCGCACCTGGCTCGCCGGCGTCCCCGCCCGGGGAGGTGCACAATGACGCGCTCCAACCTCCGGACGCTGCGCGCCCTGCGGGCGCTCCTGGCCCTGGGGGCCGCAATGGCCGCGCTGATAGCCTTCTCCGGCGACGCCCTGGCCCTGACCCGCGCCCAGATCGAAGAGGCCGCCGAGGCCTTCGACGATGAACCCACGGTCACCCAGACCCACACCGCCGCGCTCGCACACCTCAACATCCGCGCCCCCGATCTCGACCGCTGGACGCGCCGCGCGCGTCTCTCCAACCTCCTGCCCCAGATCCAGGGCCAGGTGGCCTGGCTCGACCAGCACGACCTCCAGAACCGGTACCGCGAAAATATCCAGGCCGATGAAGCCGGAGACTACCAACGCGACTACGCCCAGCACTACCTCTACGACGATACCCGCTCTCGCACGCTCTTCTCCCTGCGCCTGAGCCTCGATCTGAGCCAGCTCGTCTACACCCCGCAGGAGATGGTGATTCAACGCGAGGTGCGCGCCCGCTGGAAACACCGCGATGAACTCCTGCACACGGTCACCCAGGCCTACTTCGCCCGACGCCGCCACCAGCTTCGCGACATGCTCCTACCACCCACCTCTCCCGACGAGGCGCTGACCCGGCACATCGAACTGCAATCGCTCACCGCTCGCCTCGACGCACTGACCGGCGGCTGGTTCTCCGAGCAACTGCGTGACGCTCAAGGAGGTGCCCGATGAAAGGCGCGAATTTCCACGTGGGTCGCCTCATCCACTGCCCCCAGCGAGTCTCACTGCTGGTGCTTTTGGCCAGCGCGCAACTTCTCTCCGGCTGCGGTGCGGAGCTGGCCTCGGAGTGTCGAACCTCCCGCGACTGCGCCCCGGCGCAGTTCTGCCGCCTCTCCCGCTGCGTCTACCTTGGGGCCGACGATACGCCGGAGCCCTCCCAGAATCACAGCCCCTTTGCAGAAGACGACGCCGGCCACACCCTCGACGACGCGGCGGCTCCGTCTGGCGCAGACGCCTCACTCCCAGAACCAGATGCCCCACCGACGACACACCCCTGCCCCGAGGCAGTGCCCGCGACCGCCGGCCTGCTGATCATCCACGAACTCCTGCCCAACGTCCCCACCGGTCCGAGCGGCGACGCCAACGCCGACGGAACCCGTGACGCGCACGACGACGAGTTCGTAGAACTCGTCAACATCAGCCCCCATACCCTGGACCTGGAGGGGGTCCAGGTGGCTAACGATACCCGCCCCCGATTTACCTTCGCTCAAACCTGCCTGCCTCCCGGACACGGGGCGGTCATCTTTGCCGGCAGCACCACCGACGCCCCTCCCCCCGATCGCGACGACGCGATCTTCCGTCTGGCAGACACCCGCTTCCAGTTCGCCAACTCCGGGGGGCGCGCCGTCCTCCTGGGGGCTGCCGGCGAGGTGATCGACGAAGTGATCTACGACAACGCCCCGGCGCGCTCGCTGAACCGCAGCCCGGAACTCCGCACCTCGCCATTTGCACACCACACCGATCTGGCCCCGGAGCGTCCGTTTAGCC is a window from the Lujinxingia litoralis genome containing:
- a CDS encoding serine/threonine protein kinase; this translates as MVVFDSTYSLEPGHLFEGKYRILRELGRGGFGMVYLAFQVAMDRHVALKVLKPGVGSEAPSARERFLREVKIISKLRHPNTVTIHDYGETFEGVVYMVLEFVEGDTLKDILRREGAQSPMRALALTRQIARSLAEAHRHGIVHRDLKPANIMVTDLDTEPDFVKVLDFGVARLLGKHNDDLTSVGVPAGERALIGTPRYMSPEQVRGESLNGASDLYGLGLILYEMLIGEPAVQGDTTMGLISQQLTPEPLRLPSLPALHPLLQDLIRTATQKNIMQRFRSAEEFCEAIDHALMSLSQEHGFAPTPGGYYPTSGQFNAVPRRDSSGPRSHTPSHTAHHTPGPYPSGRVSAIEVPAMEAAPEPANWMERHRSEPAPGSRPGPPSAAAAVASPFVGNQVAEEHPEENLLGIPSSELPLPPEAAESPFAPPKPEPSRQSATAAQAAVTATPQPPASAGPDEHLISFAFTVIKLIFLGILAAFFCYLTFIVTGALLGDFTQGPLKLGVASVLALSIPIFTALGENSQKERFHVVKRPTDRLARVFMGTSIFAAAACIIMAFAMSGRVTDFLRNDPNWFFRENVDVNFEPTPTTEANRTLSFTLADGVEVAMTKIGLYDGQPTVAQGAPGEPLPAPAPTPTRPRTAPAATPDPPAETVADPAPARRTSPAPTRPSTPAPTRPSNPRNTESNDTQRGDYVRW
- the mpl gene encoding UDP-N-acetylmuramate:L-alanyl-gamma-D-glutamyl-meso-diaminopimelate ligase, whose product is MTADKPRDFPSLPEHIERIHIIGICGTAMGSLAAMLKERGFEVRGSDAMAYPPMSTWLEARGIDIMRGYDRSNLDWNPDVVIVGNVSRATYADAVVTRERNIPYLSLPEALRHFFFEQRRPLVLTGTHGKTTTTGMLAWILTDQGLDPGFMVGGITGNFGSNYRLGHGDIFVIEGDEYDTAYFDKVPKFWHYAPFRATINNLEFDHADIYESVEDIEHVFRRFCDLIPDQGSLWVNGDDARALAVSAHREDVRRTFGLGAHNDLRADNLRFEEGRTRATVISGSKMLGELDMAMLGDFNVRNALGATALAMDEGLSFEQVADALSRFKSVRRRQEHIAHVAGIDIYDDFAHHPTAVGATLGAMRRQFPDRRIWAIFEAKSNTSRRRVFQDDYPPAFALADRVILSRPWKKDDDLPEEMRVDIADIAESIRRLGPTTELIEEVDAIVAHVALQAEPGDLIVGLSGAAFGGLHHKLAAALRERFGE
- a CDS encoding PilZ domain-containing protein; the encoded protein is MASASNRRSPRILASLDVILQTVDGDVPFQTHDASYEGVFIVSKDPLPLRKLIRFRTRLPSTGDELQMLGLVAHTVSADDARETGRQPGMGIQLFSLGKDTAERWRDFIDQAYEANPEARAQVERARRPAVRVRIPTPSVLQKFRDVDLARGQLFLRTPDLHPAGTRVDCLVSHPTSGQTLTIDARVDEVVDGSIRERGLRLSLRMPHDTTDLDRFFTGQSLAN
- a CDS encoding lamin tail domain-containing protein; amino-acid sequence: MKGANFHVGRLIHCPQRVSLLVLLASAQLLSGCGAELASECRTSRDCAPAQFCRLSRCVYLGADDTPEPSQNHSPFAEDDAGHTLDDAAAPSGADASLPEPDAPPTTHPCPEAVPATAGLLIIHELLPNVPTGPSGDANADGTRDAHDDEFVELVNISPHTLDLEGVQVANDTRPRFTFAQTCLPPGHGAVIFAGSTTDAPPPDRDDAIFRLADTRFQFANSGGRAVLLGAAGEVIDEVIYDNAPARSLNRSPELRTSPFAHHTDLAPERPFSPGTCADGQPLSSGCLPPENESDEPSSDPSLSDAPPSGNGDPPPEENTPQNP